From Hylaeus volcanicus isolate JK05 chromosome 2, UHH_iyHylVolc1.0_haploid, whole genome shotgun sequence, the proteins below share one genomic window:
- the LOC128872034 gene encoding farnesol dehydrogenase-like — translation MDRWVGKTAIVTGAASGIGEAITAALLLKKVNVLALDIQAEKLLLASTKWEQIVERGEFCILDCDISEEKDVERAFTLAQTNWGGVDIMVNNAGVINYTRVIESDRAAFERLLNINILATAVFINRAVRSMRQRNVEGHIFNINSVLGHEIPSRFLSEIDGCNGWNLYPTCKHGTVALTHTVRRELAAVKAPIRITSICPGLVHSGIATNSPEVDRILAEIPSLQPQDVADGLMYALGTRPEVQITELVIQRTGEM, via the exons ATGGATCGTTGGGTTGGTAAAACCGCGATCGTTACTGGCGCAGCATCCGGCATCGGGGAAGCAATTACAGCTGCCCTGTTgttgaaaaaagtaaacgtGCTGGCGCTAGACATACAAGCCGAGAAATTATTGCTCGCCAGCACCAAATGGGAGCAGATCGTCGAACGAGGGGAATTTTGCATCCTCGACTGCGATATAAGCGAGGAGAAAGACGTGGAACGCGCTTTCACGCTCGCACAGACGAATTGGGGTGGCGTGGACATCATGGTAAACAACGCAGGTGTCATCAACTACACTCGTGTCATTG AGAGCGACAGGGCGGCGTTTGAAAGgctgttaaatattaatatccttGCGACCGCCGTATTCATCAACCGGGCGGTGCGGTCGATGCGCCAGCGAAACGTCGAAgggcatattttcaatatcaaCAG CGTGCTGGGACACGAAATTCCGAGCAGATTCCTTTCGGAAATCGATGGCTGCAATGGCTGGAACCTGTACCCGACTTGCAAACACGGAACCGTTGCATTAACGCACACGGTGCGACGGGAATTGGCGGCTGTTAAAGCACCGATTCGAATCACC AGCATCTGTCCTGGTCTAGTTCATAGTGGCATCGCCACAAATTCACCTGAAGTTGACAGAATTCTGGCAGAAATTCCAAGTCTGCAACCACAAGACGTGGCGGACGGATTGATGTATGCCCTTGGTACTCGACCCGAAGTACAA aTCACGGAACTCGTTATTCAACGCACGGGTGAAATGTAA